The following coding sequences lie in one Leishmania panamensis strain MHOM/PA/94/PSC-1 chromosome 19 sequence genomic window:
- a CDS encoding hypothetical protein (TriTrypDB/GeneDB-style sysID: LpmP.19.1090) produces MLKQSIRAAARKGGAGALTSAPEAEQQSCSNALLPYALRRAAACEMLYGGVRVQYLVQPPFVLHKIRSENLPPPSLSAERHDLGLEMQLPRDLHGYKNINMAIQRQVGADASTLDGEQQQQQLQDGHGDGFDMGAFFTEQHHPERHHNSSLPYTKYDTNNVLAMRLFPVNIGIRARTEAIRIRTEDCLQRLRDADICAKMHMPLEYPLPLSRRSQYAAVYRATREGRYDTPAEEADDASRTAHLRGAAAHPPPSELSIFTRPVDRLGSRSGSTTVCTLHADHTSFPVHPFAAAALASGHGARSSSSAPLSSQRWLPLQMLKPMGHSWSAAMRSSGVRGPHMQLMQERLDQKGFGWKRKSRSLWQQDVATAGFRPHRYF; encoded by the coding sequence ATGCTGAAGCAGAGCATCCGTGCTGCGGCAAGGAAGGGGGGTGCTGGTGCGTTGACCTCAGCGCCAGAGGCCGAGCAACAGTCGTGCTCCAATGCACTTTTGCCCTACGCGCTTCGTCGTGCGGCCGCCTGTGAGATGCTCTACGGCGGCGTTCGCGTGCAGTATCTCGTGCAGCCGCCATTCGTGCTTCACAAGATCCGAAGCGAGAatctgccaccgccgtcccTCTCTGCAGAGCGGCACGATCTTGGGCTCGAGATGCAGCTGCCACGCGACCTGCACGGCTACAAAAATATCAATATGGCCATCCAACGTCAGGTCGGTGCAGATGCGAGTACGCTGGAcggggagcagcagcaacagcagctgcaagaCGGGCACGGTGACGGCTTCGACATGGGTGCCTTCTTCACTGAGCAGCACCATCCTGAGCGGCATCACAACTCCTCCTTGCCGTACACCAAGTATGATACGAACAACGTACTTGCGATGCGGCTGTTTCCTGTCAACATCGGTATTCGTGCGCGTACGGAGGCGATTCGGATTCGCACTGAGGACTGCTTGCAACGCCTCCGCGACGCTGATATCTGCGCAAAGATGCACATGCCGCTTGAGTACCCCCTCCCACTGAGCCGCCGCAGTCAGTACGCGGCAGTATATCGCGCGACACGAGAGGGTCGCTACGATACTCCGGCAGAGGAGGCCGACGACGCGTCGCGAACGGCGCATctgcgcggcgccgcagcgcacccACCACCCTCAGAACTCTCCATCTTCACTCGGCCAGTTGACCGCCTCGGTAGTCGGAGCGGTAGCACCACTGTTTGCACCCTACATGCAGACCACACGAGCTTTCCGGTGCACCCCTTTGCGGCTGCCGCCTTGGCCAGCGGTCACGGTGCGCGCAGTAGCAGTAGTGCCCCACTCTCATCGCAGCGCTGGCTGCCGTTGCAGATGCTGAAGCCGATGGGACACAGCTGGAGCGCCGCAATGCGCAGCAGTGGGGTACGCGGGCCGCACATGCAGCTCATGCAAGAACGGCTTGACCAGAAAGGATTTGGCTGGAAACGCAAATCCCGCTCGCTCTGGCAGCAGGATGTGGCGACGGCCGGCTTCCGCCCGCATCGCTACTTCTAA
- a CDS encoding hypothetical protein (TriTrypDB/GeneDB-style sysID: LpmP.19.1100) yields MKDSRDYIRRVWSLAEGMVVQNGQPLHGFLLLHHVLTQPPPVLRRASGATAGKSSTSSRGEASSTAALPTATTSKDALPLHVTAFDAEWKCEELVTRLRAAEYLLFTDVPAVRTEVSSTSATSPAAPALRTLSCSAGLEALELAERVLAPVFASTSLLVSTDTVPEAALLPPCQQTASTRPLWYQSYRTSNSAAGGGGGGGGSRSASHILEDVLQEVADVSRSSAAAGARSSSAPFTTDAGGISAGVQSRVASMYFLNQATVTALAWPLSSFTLAWPVRDASVDGAEGLYGASEGSGQHLLSTPLVFGPASETITIAVSLVVRAHVLQALICHRRAQHKRALQCLAEARQWLAQQYTDAARARTVRLLWEDLQERWMPPSLKQQQSASGTSASLPVTTTSAVQLPLLPAFDRLIGRLIAEEGRACAAMIQVEECKVHYAILQACGSLPPLLPLPLRTSSSAVVSSLADASAQMQARTADLRLHYRRYQESLQLLHQLSRVYMTVVRWIEEEEQEGVMRANVTAGPPPRGSVDAREQGVAWREALRCVRSRLSTFCLSALHCTCDPSTLVPPPGVATATTTAATAGVAPCYALGFDIRLAAEALGLYHCLSYVYLLCQQSAATPALQPLSAAHHGALSAVDLMARSTAGSGGTEPQPINGGAMEPGTNVRNASQRGDAFEEAKELAFLQRYRSDSTYTALFGSHQIRPSAREAFSPFNAVLGTDDADARAVIHDVVHRAVEHATVNLFLFGRCLSGGTAVTTTSGTPAVVNTNVKAEKRRKEEVTDNDDDEDGGARDQCKGVQAAPLLGWRAPADATARTTPDITHEAALLWCLVELGLRDNFPVVIRFQRELSDALSLLSASSRVTDVTRSSGEGTAKNVSAPANLPKEAAAGEIDVGNSLPKRSHPEDTSLVAIRKRSRSPLSSPSPAPLVDEASDTAASRLLRPPSWSWVFPGVRRALQLYVELVTVLMRAATTVHTSAFASATGTEELRSSAAFSASVTSSTTPSIPILRLGLQNAEQLMARLLFTVDAEMLQLTGNTWGISPGAGLRESGSARVMGTTDYRNGKSPSSSDVNESQPRRHFLLPDQLQCSTPEQLRGLVQIKAAALVTMARHHLTQLSLVRAAHYLREGQQFAHIFHRQAKLTLIPEMHVLLACLATCMSLRRLPALTEPLAKKGDGSEGRANSVSSGDRDGESSTAQDVLYAFAQGWLSTEGFTSSIHASNDNGVAPYEPHSLSGHHNNYISNGGGAAAFAIPPQEESTVAQDVGLPYLHLLAAERAACISLHTPPSLSLLLYILKAWTVFHLVTAGEELVWPAVSCDFSSLLTTPLHTSTPHLQQQQQQSTRNMNESPSLSTAIPRSLTLKSASSSPSCLPLPSPSHATTTLNTTVEDQQRRVARLDSLKTTPTSTPTLRSRHATLPTEMHRIQLEPAIMSADTTRAAVQGVKNEDNDDESGGAGRSFKGSSYISAKGANVGCAEEVTRSPQSHGSSDRVDKSTVVKSDGGIGGTRRAQGIYANAHNASSVATAVPCPSGPHVRMLPQSQKHRAGDVLKRMIDVLLDHYETHGVHVAPRAAPGPSITTGTERVAPQRAPAAAWTPQNVVLFRLLRGAALLCEDKDEPAAARELKEATHFAKQHLGVLHPYVADGLALLASAYTSLDVDAVPSGDSHSHGESSGSATSLPPQQAMDGAARTRRVAVQVAMRCSCMALASLYTTSTINGSDGVDAAGTTTAQAQQQQQTAPFSSIGARLWEWWGSQVLHGLCGGASGHNSNAVQQLRLLFGWLPGSAEYCLS; encoded by the coding sequence ATGAAGGACAGCAGGGACTATATACGGCGTGTGTGGAGCCTCGCGGAGGGTATGGTGGTGCAGAACGGCCAGCCTCTACATGggtttcttcttctgcatcACGTCTTGACACAGCCACCGCCGGTTCTGCGCCGTGCGAGCGGAGCGACGGCGGGCAAATCGAGTACCAGCAGTAGAGGCGAGGCATCAAGCACAGCCGCGCTGCCCACAGCGACTACGTCCAAGGATGCACTCCCACTGCACGTCACCGCCTTTGATGCCGAGTGGAAGTGCGAAGAACTTGTCAcgcggctgcgcgccgccgaGTATCTTTTGTTTACAGACGTGCCTGCGGTGCGTACAGAGGTGTCATCAACAAGTGCCACCTCGCCAGCCGCACCCGCTCTGCGTACActcagctgctccgccggTCTagaggcgctggagctggCAGAGCGGGTACTGGCGCCTGTCTTTGCATCGACGTCTCTTTTGGTGTCGACTGACACCGTCCCTGAAGCcgccctgctgccgccgtgccaACAGACGGCCTCCACAAGACCCTTGTGGTATCAATCCTACCGCACTTCAAATAGCGCTGcagggggtggcggcgggggcgGAGGCAGCCGTAGCGCCTCTCACATCCTCGAAGACGTGCTGCAAGAGGTGGCGGACGTCAGCCGAagctccgccgctgcaggcgccCGCTCGTCCTCTGCCCCCTTCACAACAGACGCTGGTGGCATCAGCGCGGGGGTACAGTCTCGGGTGGCAAGCATGTACTTCCTCAATCAGGCCACCGTCACAGCCCTAGCCTGGCCACTCTCCAGCTTCACGTTGGCCTGGCCGGTGCGCGACGCCTCTGTGGATGGAGCAGAGGGGTTGTATGGTGCAAGCGAGGGCAGTGGACAGCATCTCCTGTCCACCCCTCTCGTGTTTGGGCCGGCCAGTGAGACCATAACGATTGCGGTCTCGCTCGTCGTACGCGCCCatgtgctgcaggcgctcaTATGCCACCGACGCGCTCAGCACAAGCGCGCGCTACAGTGTCTGGCAGAGGCGCGGCAGTGgctcgcgcagcagtacACCGATGCTGCACGTGCCCGAACGGTGCGGCTCTTGTGGGAAGACCTGCAAGAACGCTGGATGCCGCCGAgtctgaagcagcagcaaagtgCCTCAGGCACATCCGCATCGCTGCCAGTGACTACAACTTCCGCAGTCCAGCTGCCTCTCCTGCCTGCCTTCGATCGCCTGATCGGGCGGTTGATTGCCGAAGAGGGACGTGCCTGCGCTGCCATGATCCAGGTGGAGGAGTGCAAGGTACACTACGCTATCCTGCAAGCGTGTGGCTCGCTACCGCCActtttgccgctgccgctgcgaaCTTCCTCAAGTGCCGTAGTATCCTCACTCGCAGATGCCAGTGCCCAGATGCAGGCACGCACTGCAGACCTGCGTCTGCATTACCGGCGCTATCAAGAGAGCCTTCAGCTTCTACATCAGTTATCGAGAGTTTATATGACAGTGGTGCGGTGGATAGAAGAAGAGGAACAGGAAGGCGTGATGAGGGCGAATGTGACAGCCGGGCCGCCTCCGAGAGGGAGTGTGGACGCGCGGGAGCAaggcgtggcgtggcgtgaggcgctgcggtgcgttCGTAGTCGATTGAGCACGTTCTGCCTCTctgcgctgcactgcacctGCGACCCGTCTACTCTAGTGCCACCGCCTGGCGTCGCCACGGCTACCACCACGGCAGCTACCGCCGGCGTCGCCCCATGCTACGCGCTCGGCTTCGACATCCGGCTGGCCGCGGAGGCTCTGGGCTTGTACCACTGTCTCAGCTATGTGTACCTGCTCTGCCAGCAGTCCGCCGCGACAcccgcgctgcagccgctctcCGCGGCGCATCACGGTGCGCTCTCTGCCGTTGACCTTATGGCGCGAagcaccgccggcagcgggggTACAGAGCCGCAACCCATCAACGGCGGTGCCATGGAGCCAGGCACGAATGTCAGGAATGCGAGTCAAAGAGGCGACGCGTTtgaggaggcaaaggagtTGGCCTTCCTGCAGCGCTACCGCAGTGACTCGACCTACACGGCCCTCTTTGGCAGTCATCAAATCCGTCCTTCGGCACGGGAGGCGTTTTCCCCCTTCAACGCGGTGCTCGGCACGGACGACGCAGACGCCCGCGCCGTCATCCACGATGTGGTGCACCGCGCGGTGGAGCACGCTACGGTCAACCTATTTCTCTTCGGCAGGTGTCTCTCGGGTGGCACCGCTGTAACCACAACCTCCGGCACACCAGCAGTCGTCAATACAAACGTtaaggcggagaagaggcggaaagaggaggtcaccgacaacgacgacgacgaggacggtgGTGCGCGCGACCAATGTAAAGGTGTGCAAGCTGCCCCGCTCCTCGGTTGGCGTGCGCCGGCAGATGCTACAGCACGAACGACACCGGATATCACGCACGAAGCTGCACTGTTGTGGTGCCTCGTGGAGTTGGGCTTACGGGACAACTTTCCCGTTGTCATTCGATTCCAGCGGGAGCTGAGCGATGCTCTGTcgctcctctccgcctcaTCGCGAGTCACCGACGTTACGCGGTCCTCTGGCGAAGGTACGGCAAAGAATGTCTCTGCGCCCGCTAATCTGCCCAAagaagctgccgcaggtGAAATCGACGTAGGCAACTCCTTACCAAAGCGCAGTCACCCTGAGGACACATCCCTGGTGGCCATTCGAAAGCGCAGCCGCTCGCCGTTGTCGTCGCCATCACCGGCGCCTCTGGTGGACGAAGCGTCCGACACAGCCGCGTCTCGTTTGCTGAGGCCGCCTTCGTGGAGTTGGGTGTTTCCTGGCGTCCGCCGAGCCTTGCAGCTCTATGTAGAGCTTGTGACGGTGCTCATGCGGGCAGCCACCACTGTGCACACCAGTGCATTCGCCTCTGCCACTGGCACCGAGGAGCTTCGAAGTTCAGCAGCTTTCTCCGCCTCAGTGACATCATCGACAACACCATCGATCCCCATCTTACGACTTGGTCTGCAGAATGCGGAGCAGCTCATGGCGCGACTCCTCTTCACTGTCGACGCAGAAATGCTGCAACTGACGGGGAATACGTGGGGCATTTCACCTGGCGCTGGCTTGCGGGAGAGCGGTAGCGCACGCGTCATGGGCACCACGGATTACCGAAACGGAAAGAGCCCCAGTAGCAGCGACGTCAACGAATCCCAACCCAGGCGACATTTTCTACTGCCGGATCAGCTGCAGTGCTCAACCCCAGAGCAACTTCGTGGGCTAGTGCAGAtcaaggcggcggcactggtCACCATggcgcgccaccacctcacGCAGCTGTCTCTCGTGCGTGCGGCGCATTACCTCCGCGAAGGGCAGCAGTTTGCGCACATTTTCCATCGGCAGGCAAAGCTGACGCTGATCCCTGAGATGCACGTTCTGCTGGCGTGTCTCGCGACGTGTATGAGCCTGCGGAGGCTCCCAGCTCTCACAGAGCCGCTGGCAAAGAAAGGAGATGGAAGCGAAGGCAGAGCCAACTCCGTGAGCAGCGGGGACAGGGATGGGGAAAGCAGTACCGCGCAGGACGTGCTGTACGCCTTTGCTCAGGGATGGCTATCAACGGAAGGAttcacctcctccattcACGCCAGCAATGACAATGGTGTAGCGCCGTACGAGCCACACTCGCTGAGTGGGCATCACAACAACTACatcagcaacggcggcggtgccgcggccTTTGCCATTCCTCCGCAAGAGGAATCCACCGTGGCGCAGGACGTTGGGCTGCCGTACCTGCACCTTCTCGCTGCTGAGCGGGCCGCCTGCATCTCCTTGCACACCCCgccatctctttctctgctcctctACATCTTGAAGGCATGGACTGTGTTTCATCTTGTGACCGCAGGTGAAGAGCTAGTCTGGCCGGCCGTGAGCTGTGACTTCTCCTCACTGCTCACGACGCCATTGCATACCTCGAcgccgcacctgcagcagcagcagcagcagtccacGCGCAATATGAATGAGTCGCCATCGCTGTCGACAGCGATCCCACGATCACTGACGCTGAAATCAGCGTCATCGTCACCGTCGTGTTTGCCGCTCCCCTCGCCGTCCCACGCCACCACGACCCTCAACACCACTGTTGAGGATCAGCAACGTCGCGTGGCGCGACTGGATAGCCTAAAAACAACACCAACGAGCACCCcaacgctgcgcagccgacACGCCACACTGCCGACGGAGATGCACCGCATTCAACTCGAGCCTGCCATAATGTCAGCTGACACCACCCGAGCGGCAGTGCAAGGGGTGAAAAACgaggacaacgacgacgagagcGGCGGAGCGGGGCGCTCCTTCAAGGGCAGCTCCTACATTAGTGCAAAGGGGGCCAACGTCGGCTGTGCTGAGGAGGTCACACGCAGTCCTCAGAGCCACGGCAGTAGTGACAGAGTTGATAAGAGTACTGTGGTCAAGTCAGATGGCGGAATCGGCGGTACACGCCGCGCACAAGGCATCTACGCAAACGCCCACAACGCCTCCTCAGTGGCAACGGCAGTTCCCTGCCCCTCGGGCCCGCACGTAAGGATGCTCCCGCAGAGTCAGAAGCACCGCGCCGGTGACGTGCTGAAACGCATGATCGACGTCCTCCTCGACCACTACGAGACACACGGCGTGCACGTGGCGCCCCGAGCGGCACCAGGGCCCTCGATAACAACGGGAACTGAAAGAGTTGCCCCTCAGCGAgcccctgccgctgcgtggACGCCGCAAAATGTCGTGCTCTTCCGCCTCCTGCGCGGAGCGGCACTTTTATGCGAAGACAAAGATGaaccggcagcagcgcgggaGCTCAAAGAAGCCACACACTTTGCGAAGCAACATCTGGGCGTTCTTCATCCTTACGTAGCCGATGGTTTGGCACTGCTGGCGAGTGCGTACACTTCGCTAGATGTGGACGCTGTGCCGAGCGGTGATAGTCACAGCCACGGCGAGTCTTCTGGCTCCGCCacttcgctgccgccacagcaggcgATGGACGGTGCAGCCCGAACTCGGCGAGTAGCGGTGCAGGTCGctatgcgctgcagctgcatggCGCTGGCCTCCCTGTACACAACATCAACGATCAACGGTAGCGACGGCGTCGATGCTGCTGGAACGACAACAGcacaagcacagcagcagcagcagacggctcccttctcttctatAGGAGCACGTCTTTGGGAATGGTGGGGCAGCCAAGTCCTGCACGGCTTGTGTGGCGGAGCCAGTGGACACAATTCAAATGCCGTTCAGCAACTGCGGCTTCTCTTTGGTTGGCTCCCGGGGTCGGCGGAGTACTGTCTCTCGTAA
- the PEX12 gene encoding peroxin 12, putative (TriTrypDB/GeneDB-style sysID: LpmP.19.1110) has protein sequence MFESNLLSQINTSSPLPTAVEVQFTTSISQSLYKAFQFAHTLLAEKSDRAAALLPWSDEIYLAVSGMLERLMLQHADTTFSEMIFALRRAEIDGPLAAAPLLSTSSTAASGPSSSGLRPGARGRYLRWLLLGPPPVTTPEERAINFINSNVPSQMRVHASAPADAAVAAIASPKAAAPIPLADIIVTDAKAAVGSEVDAAALSQLKSVELLKAEHAPYGYLRFKPLSHRNKIISLFLLTLKPYLERKAEQWYVRNTDASVDAVAMRNAYAYRYPHRAAFLRFLAQYVYPIYHVIKQGSRLLYMMCFLLEMTLYTSPLHRVFGIALRRCTLEDSLTTSPRAQRALLIARVVLLLVFCGFRLLDFTRNADGASSPRQIQEEGLPIPPPPALGGDVPLPEDRSSLPKAGECPVCRRHVTNAAVCLVSGIVGCYPCLQGYVRAQRTCPVTHQSMGVEQIRRVFEC, from the coding sequence ATGTTTGAGAGCAACCTCCTCTCGCAGATCAacacctcctcacctctgccGACAGCGGTAGAGGTGCAGTTCACCACCAGCATCAGCCAGTCCCTCTACAAAGCATTTCAGTTTGCCCACACGCTGCTCGCGGAGAAGAGTGACcgggcggctgcgctgcttccgTGGAGTGATGAGATATACTTGGCCGTGTCAGGGATGCTGGAGAGGCTGATGCTGCAACACGCCGACACAACTTTCTCCGAGATGATATTTGCCCTGCGTCGCGCTGAAATAGACGGGCCgcttgccgccgccccgcTACTGTCCACATCATCCACCGCTGCGTCTgggccgtcgtcgtcagGACTGCGGCCTGGTGCACGGGGTCGGTACCTTCGTTGGCTGCTCCTggggccgccgccggtgacaACCCCGGAAGAGCGAGCGATAAATTTCATCAACAGCAACGTACCCTCGCAGATGCGCGTTCACGCCAGCGCGCCGGCAGACGCTGCAGTCGCGGCGATCGCGTCgccgaaggcggcggcacccaTTCCGCTTGCGGATATCATCGTCACAGACGCGAAGGCGGCGGTAGGGAGCGAGGTGGACGCCGCGGCACTCTCGCAGCTGAAGTCAGTCGAGCTACTCAAGGCCGAGCACGCTCCGTACGGCTACCTGCGCTTTAAGCCGCTTAGCCACCGCAACAAGAtcatctccctcttcctcttgacGCTCAAGCCGTACCTGGAGCGAAAGGCGGAGCAGTGGTACGTGCGCAACACTGACGCCTCCGTCGATGCCGTCGCCATGCGGAACGCGTATGCTTACCGCTACCCGCACCGAGCAGCCTTCCTGCGCTTCCTTGCGCAGTACGTCTACCCGATCTACCACGTCATAAAGCAGGGGTCTCGGCTCCTTTACATGATGTGCTTCCTTCTGGAGATGACGCTCTACACAtcgccgctgcatcgcgtGTTCGGCATCGCCCTGCGTCGGTGTACCTTGGAGGACTCACTCACGACGAGCCCCcgtgcgcagcgcgcgctgctcatcgcgcgggtggtgctgcttctcGTCTTCTGTGGCTTTCGACTGCTGGACTTCACACGGAACGCCGACGGGGCGTCCTCGCCACGCCAGATccaggaggaggggctgcCGATACCGCCCCCACCAGCGCTTGGCGGCGACGTGCCACTGCCAGAggaccgcagcagcctcccCAAGGCAGGCGAGTGCCCTGTCTGCCGCAGACACGTCACGAACGCGGCGGTCTGCCTCGTCAGCGGCATTGTCGGCTGCTACCCGTGCCTGCAAGGCTACGTTCGAGCTCAACGCACGTGCCCAGTCACGCACCAGTCGATGGGGGTAGAGCAGATCCGCCGCGTTTTCGAGTGCTAA
- a CDS encoding hypothetical protein (TriTrypDB/GeneDB-style sysID: LpmP.19.1120): MGGIKGGVGSFLLRRTAAKSIRQKHFTGPQFYKRKIFNFPIGHHQLHRRVAPALQTGSPTHQLEYQRYAHLPGDARTRPSEDFTFSRATSPHSSGRSRERVDKAMYAWAKRGSLQLYQMGGKRETFVCYRCGYPVRSALVAIKDDNWDYRMCYSCYTKTVDTGMERNT; the protein is encoded by the coding sequence ATGGGGGGCATCAAGGGCGGTGTTGGCAGCTTTCTCCTCCGGCGCACAGCCGCGAAGAGCATTCGACAGAAACACTTCACTGGCCCTCAATTCTACAAGCGCAAGATCTTCAACTTCCCCATTGGTCACCATCAGCTTCACCGCCGCGTTGCTCCGGCGCTGCAAACCGGGTCACCGACACATCAGCTAGAATATCAGCGCTACGCCCACCTCCCAGGAGATGCTCGCACGCGACCGAGTGAAGACTTCACCTTCTCCCGCGCAACCTCGCCTCACAGCAGTGGACGTAGCCGGGAGCGGGTAGACAAGGCCATGTATGCCTGGGCAAAGCGTggctcgctgcagctctaccAGATGGGTGGCAAGCGCGAGACCTTTGTCTGCTACCGATGCGGCTATCCCGTGCGGAGCGCTCTCGTCGCCATCAAGGACGATAACTGGGATTACCGCATGTGCTACAGCTGCTATACAAAGACCGTGGACACCGGGATGGAGAGAAACACGTAG
- a CDS encoding RNA binding protein, putative (TriTrypDB/GeneDB-style sysID: LpmP.19.1130): protein MTDYNEAGADTSVVDDNVPPGITTKQDEIIQYVAKYVVASCDGARYQDKVRTRTRHNPYFDFLNAKHPYHQYYQYLLESYRHWMRNSEAVGAGTWGGGAESMQGQGQGQQQQQWGEEDYYQYYGTYPGQASGIEFQGNDTAQLGEGSGYGDASSSAYAQYVANGVDPTAYASETVTASAYGVGYDPSAAGPESVQAATTAGGGEAQAEDDDDDDEYELVMENGQWVSRKRV, encoded by the coding sequence ATGACCGACTACAACGAAGCGGGTGCCGACACGTCGGTGGTGGACGACAACGTGCCTCCAGGCATCACGACAAAGCAGGATGAGATCATCCAGTATGTGGCCAAGTACGTGGTCGCCTCGTGTGACGGGGCGCGGTATCAAGATAAGGTTCGCACGCGCACAAGGCACAATCCGTACTTCGATTTCCTCAACGCGAAGCACCCGTACCACCAGTACTACCAGTACCTCCTTGAGTCCTACCGGCACTGGATGCGCAACAGCGAGGCAGTCGGGGCCGGGACGtggggtggcggcgccgagaGTATGCAGGGGCAGGGGCAgggtcagcagcagcagcagtggggcGAGGAAGACTACTACCAGTACTACGGCACCTACCCTGGACAGGCGAGTGGTATTGAATTTCAAGGCAACGATACTGCTCAGCTTGGCGAGGGGAGCGGCTATGGGGACGCGTCTAGCTCTGCGTATGCGCAGTACGTCGCCAACGGCGTCGATCCCACCGCGTATGCGTCGGAGACAGTCACTGCGTCCGCCTATGGCGTTGGCTACGACCCCTCGGCGGCGGGCCCGGAGTCGGTGCAGGCGGCAACCactgccggcggcggcgaagctcaggccgaggacgacgacgatgatgacgagTACGAGCTGGTCATGGAAAATGGCCAGTGGGTTTCGCGCAAGCGGGTATAA
- a CDS encoding hypothetical protein (TriTrypDB/GeneDB-style sysID: LpmP.19.1140) — protein MGTCPSISQSEVGIVETCGRFSHIADPGIHCLWCGSTLVRRITLRLQEYELKVESKTKDNVFVTLSLVIQYQVASNKFAEVYYACDSSLECMRDYVLNSIRAKIPLYKLEALYVERGTISQQLKDEVDAIINTYGIEIVSALISDIDPGAEITKAMNEVQRFQRLRVASVDAAETEKLKRVRAAEARCEARRLSGEGLAEQRKAIVAGLMQSIGDVQSEVRDLTSDDATNMLLMNQYYDTLQAIAANSSSSVIMLESNGGLEKVATQLRQGVTHMMR, from the coding sequence ATGGGGACTTGTCCCTCCATCTCCCAGTCCGAGGTCGGTATCGTCGAGACCTGTGGCCGCTTCTCCCACATCGCTGATCCCGGCATCCACTGTCTGTGGTGTGGCTCCACCCTCGTTCGACGCATTACGCTTCGTCTGCAGGAGTATGAGCTGAAAGTGGAGTCAAAAACAAAGGACAATGTGTTCGTCACGCTATCGCTCGTCATACAGTACCAAGTGGCCTCCAACAAGTTCGCCGAGGTGTATTATGCATGCGACTCGTCGCTGGAGTGCATGCGGGACTACGTGCTGAATTCGATTCGAGCAAAGATCCCGCTGTACAAGCTGGAGGCACTGTACGTCGAGCGCGGCACCAtctcgcagcagctgaaggacGAGGTTGACGCAATCATTAACACCTATGGCATCGAGATCGTGTCCGCACTCATCTCCGACATTGACCCTGGCGCAGAGATTACGAAGGCAATGAACGAAGTGCAGAGATTTCAGCGCCTGCGTGTCGCCTCTGTGGACGCGGCTGAGACAGAAAAACTAAAGCGCGTACGTGCTGCTGAGGCACGGTGCGAGGCACGTCGCCTCTCCGGGGAAGGTCTCGCCGAACAGCGCAAGGCCATCGTCGCTGGGTTGATGCAGTCTATCGGGGACGTGCAGAGTGAGGTCCGTGACTTGACCTCCGACGACGCGACGAACATGCTGCTCATGAACCAGTACTATGACACGCTGCAAGCCATCGCCGCAAACAGCAGCTCAAGCGTCATTATGTTGGAATCCAATGGCGGGCTAGAGAAGGtggcgacgcagctgcgccagggCGTAACTCACATGATgcggtga